In the genome of Lathyrus oleraceus cultivar Zhongwan6 chromosome 4, CAAS_Psat_ZW6_1.0, whole genome shotgun sequence, the window TTTATCTCATCTTATTTTCATGATGAATTGCTAAGGCTTACACAATTATGGCTTTTACTTTTTGTAGCTTCTGACCTACAACTTACTTTGCATGTTATGACTGTTGTACTTCTTGTGCTAGTGCAGGTACAACTCAAGCCTTTAATAGACCAACTCAGTCGGGTAAAAGACATGCCGGTTCCAGAATTTGGCACTCTTCAAGCATGGGAAGCTCGAGCTAGTGCAGCTGGGCGTGCAGCTAATGGAGAAAATGCTGGCGATTCTAAAATGTCTCATTTGGGATATAATGGTGCACCAATGCCATACAGTGGAGATACCAAGGTAACATTATGCTGTTTTAAGGGAGTTATCCTTTCTAGCTTTTGCAAAATATTAGGAATAAAAAATTGGAGAGAAAGTAGATAATGATAGAAAGGGAAATAAAATACAGTGAGAAAGTGATAGAATTTTGCTAAAAATATTTTGCCACTGAAATACTGCACCAAACCTTTGAAGATTCTGGTAAATATAGTTACTAGCTGAGCTAACTTAAACTTTTAACAAACTATGCCAACTTGCTGCTGGTTAATGGACTAACAAAACCTAAGTGTTGTACTTGTAAGACAAATAGACTGAGTAACCATTATGTTCTTtttctcatcaattttcttgGATCTCTTCCCCAGTTTTGGATGATATGTTATCCTCTTAGTTGTACATTCCCTCTTTTTTCTGCAAATTTTTCTCTCTATAAAATcgatttttttttcaatttttgttttaGTTTGAGCAATATAATTTTCCTTTGTATTTGCTGATGAATGCGAAGTTTTCTATTTTGGTTTCAATTTTGGAAGAGGAAAAAGTGATTCTGGTGGTGAAGAATTGCTTTTGACATGTTTGGTTCCTCTAAAGTTGAATTGATTTTGTCTCCCAAATTGATTCTACTTGAAGTTAGGATTTATAGCTTTTGGGTCTAAACATGATTTTTACACTGAAATTTATCGTTCAATTCACTTTTGCATAAATATACCCAAACATAAATCACTTTACCTTCAACTAACTTTTACCTATAATCAATTTTACAGAATCAATTCACTCAAAATCAATTTTCGTCACCACAGAACCAAACACACGCCTATGTTTGGTTGAGCTGCCAAACTTGATTATGGAGGTGTATAATTGATTGGCATGTTTGGTTGCTTTTGAATAGAATTGAGTTTGTCCCTAGAATTGATTCTAATTTGAATCTAGGATTTGTAGTTTTTGGGCTAAACGTGATATTTACACGACAACTTATTTCGAACTCACTTTTACATAAATGTATTCAAACAAAACCACTTTATATTCAAGTCACTTTTAAGTAAAATCAATTCATTCCAGATCAATTTTTGTCACGCAAAATCAAACATGCAATGAGTTAGTACTGAAAGTTGTAATGCTAATTTTCCTTCATATGGTTGTCATGCAAAATTTATGTCTCTTATAGCAGACATTGATCGGAAGGGATCTATCAAAATTTCTTAATATCTATGAATAAAGAGATACACAATTTTGTTATGACCTTGTCATTTGAAAATTTAACATGAGAGTCCAGTCTGATAGGCTTGTGGGATAAAAGGAGGAAAGCCGTTAGAATGGAGACGGGGCATAACAAAATGGGACAGATGGCATTTGATGTGGAGAGTGAGGTAGGGGATCATTTTTATATATTGGAAAGGTGAGAGAGGTCAATGGGAGTTAGGCAAGAATTAGGTAGTCGTGGTAAGGCGTTGACCTTGGATGGACTGATGTTTTCTTAGGAGTAATAGTTGGGATATTTTTCTTTTTCACATTGGTGTTGTTTTCTATAAGGAGCCTAGCGCTCTATCGTTTTCACCATTAATATCATCTAGAAGTGGAATTCCTTCGGTTTTGTTTAAGTTTCATTTTGGGTTTATTGGATTTCTAGTACCTATCTCTCGAAAGTGGTTGACATGTCAGTCTGCATGTCCCATGTAGGACCAATGTGCTTTCATGGTTCCATGTATAGCTTTTATATTTAGCATCATCATATCTTCCTTAAATGTTTAAATGTTAAGTAGTCTATCAATGAATGTGGACAGGTGGTAGTTGACTTCAATGGCACTGAAGGCAAAGGAGAGGGTGTTAAATCTGAAACTGACAGCACATCTTTAAAGGTTTTGCCTCCATGGATGATTACATCAGGTATGAATCTTACGAAGGAACAGCGTGGAGAAGTGAAGCAGGAAATAAAAATGGATGGGACTTCAACTTCCACAGCAGCACAATATACAGATGAGAAAAAGTCAACAATTGTGCATGATGATAAAAATATACAGGTTCGTAAAGTATGAACTGTTATTTTCTGTATGGTTTGATTCTTTTTGTTCAAGTTCCCCGCCCCCGCCCCCGCCCCCTAAGGCACTAGAAAGTTTTTTATCACTAAAATTTCTGTTACCTTTTATATTTTTATAGGATGAGTATATTAAGGCCTATTATGCTGCTTTACTTAAGAAGCAACATGAATTGGAAGAAGCTGCAAAAAATCCCCAAGATGGGAACGGTGCAGATGATCCTTCTAGCAGTATTTCCAATCGCAAAGTTGGCATTAAATCAAAACGTGAGGAAGATGATGATGGCACTGAATGGGAAGAAGCTCCTGTTAGAGGTACAATTTCTAAACTAATTACACAAAAAATTCGATTGTTATAGTATAAGTCTAGAATACCTATATATGACTGCAAATTGTTGCACGCGTGTTTATTGTCCCAACTTGCCTCGCATGTTTGATTATAAGACATAACACACAGTAAAAAATTATAAGGCATATACCATATTTGATTATAAATACTCTATAAGTCATAATACTCTGATTACTTACATGTTTGATTATATTATTGCTCAGTTTATTGGTCCGCTTAATTGAAATTATATTGTTGATGTGCATGATCAATGCTCTAGATCCATTTTAGAGTGTTATTATTATTACACGTGTAATTTTAAGATTGTGCATACGAAGCGACAATGACTAGGAATGAATGATAGGAATACTCAACGTCTTAAAAGGTAAAAAGTGTTATGAAATAGGAAGATTTATCTCTAGTTTCTAAAGGAGAGAAGGCCACATAAGTGTTAAGAAATAGGAAGACTAATCTCTAGTTTCTAAAGGAGAGAAGGCCACATTGCAGAGGTTCAATTGGAAATGAACCTAGTTATACTTGAACCGGTGTTTTAAAAACCGGATCGGACCGGCTGGTTGAAACGGAGGGGTCACCGGTCTGGTTTGATTGTTGGATCGAGTAAGCTATTGAACCAGCAGGAACCGGTCAAATCTGATGAATCGGCGGTTTTGGAAAACCGGCAGGTTAAATAAATGTTTTTTCTCAGATAAGACGATGCCgttttaataattaaaaaaaaaagaaaatataaGTAGAGACTGTTCAAAACTTATCTTTTTCGGTAGAAACTGGATATCCTCTCGCGCAACTGCAGAGACTAATCCCTCAAACAGGGGAGGACCACAATGGGCAGCAAAGCTCTCCCTCAAGAGAATTTGGCACGTGCAACACGGCTATATGCACAGGGCTGGGTTAGAACCTAGGATCTGGTTAAGTTAGTTAAGCTGGAAGAGATCTCTTACCATATCATCCAAGTGGACTTGTTCAAAATTAAATTTATTTGGATTTGTATTTTGTACTATGTGTTTagaatttgaatttaaaaaatgaacttaagatattttgaaaatttaaaattttgtaTATTGTGATTTTTACTGAAACAGAGTCATCCGGTTTGTCCGGTTTAATAACTATATAGTTTTGTTATAGAGACTGATTTATCCAACTGAGTTATTCGGTTTAATCCGGTTTAGTCATGTGGTTCGACCAGTGATCCACCGATCAATGTACAAGTGATCCAGTACCCTCACCGGTTTGATGACCGGTTCGGTTTTTAAAACTCTTAGCATAGATGAGACATACGGTTTAAGCTCGATTTGTTTGtttgtatttttgaaaaaaaatgtttttatttttgaaaaaatagCACCAACATAGCTTTGAATGATTTAGTAATTATAGATTGTACTTTTGAGCAACCATATTCTCTTTCACAGCATTTTTATATATTCGGCTAATTCCTTGCAAAAATAAAAGGCATTTACAATGGAAGCTTGTGGTTCCACACCAGAGTTATTAATCTCGGATACCGGAGCGGAGCGGCTGACCACAAAAGGGGAGAGTGGGATAACTTTTTGTACTAATAATtatataaagatttttttttaaaaacacaGTAAAACAGATGCCATTGTGTTAGTAGaagatttttttatttaaaaatagaataaaaaatgaaaacaaaatacaaaaataGAAAAAGGAATAGAAATAgataaaaatgaaagaaaaaataaaagaactGTTTAAGAAAAGAGAAGAAGATTTTAGAAGAAAAGAAAACGAAGAATTTTTAAAAGCACAGTAGAACAGACGCCATTGTGTTACTagaagatttaaaaaaaaaaagaattaaaaatgaaaacaaaatacaaaaatagaaaaagaaaagaaaataaaatgaaagaaaaaagaaaagaaccGTTTAAGAAAAGAGGAAGAGTTTagaagaaaagaaaatgaaaaaagaaaaaatgagTTTAGAAGAAGAGAAcgaaaataaaatgaaataaaagaaaaaataagaTAAAAAACAAACCGACGTAGATGAAACGGAGGTGCGGCTGCGAGGCAAGGGTGTTCGGCGGCGAAGGCAAGGGTGTAAGAACACGAAGCAGCAAGTTGTGAGAACTGAGAATGTTGAATGAGAGAAGACGAAGACTTGAAGGTATTTGACCCTTAAAACTTAAGGGTAAATGGTAAATGCAAAGAAAAAAGAGTCCAAAAAAAAGGGCCAACCGCTCCACGTGGGTAGCAGCCCGCAACCCGCTCAACCATTTCGCATCATTCGTGCCCGCGATCAGAAACTGGGAAACGCTCCTTGTAATCGTCGCGCACGGTGGCCGCTCCGGTCGAAGATCCCGGGATACCGCCAATAGCGGCTGCTATTAATAACTCTGTTCCACACCCTTGCTTTCAACGTTATCCAAGAGTTTTCTTTCAGTGGTTGTCATTCTTTAGTTGGTTTGGATTATGGTTTTGAATTGTAGTTGTGGTTGGTTGCAGTTGTCTTGCAGCTGTAGGCATGCTAAGGCAATCTATAATTGGCGTATGATATGGGTGTGGCGGCTTCTTTAATTGAGATTTTCTCACTCTTTGAATGGCGCAGTTCACTATATAAATGCTTGGTTTAGGTCATATTTGGCTGACTTGTTATGGTTGGAATAGTATAAATTATAAAGGCCGGTTTCCTTAACTAGTGTTTTAAAACGTACAGGAGGAGCTTTAGCCGACAAGAAGTTTTGTTTAGGGAATGTTACCATGAATGGGAAATACTGTTTTGTCATTTGAAGTGACGTGCCTCTACTAATTGTTAATATAAAATTAAGTCTTCAAATCTATTTCATGGTCTCGTTGACTTTCTTCTGGGTCTTTTTTTGTTTAGCTGATGTTCTGTAAGTTGTTTTATTGGCTTTTATCAATTGATAGAATGCTTTAAAAGATTGGATACCTTTTTGCTCATATGGAGATTACACTGTCCCAACTGCGGATCAGTTTTATGTTTTTCTGCTCATGATTGATTAAATTCAATCTGCTTGATACAAAATAGGGTGTGGCAAGGGTGTCAAATTTTCGACAATCTTGATACAAGAATTATTCTCCCCTGTTTTGATTACTATTAGAAATGAGACTACTTGTTGCAACAGTAGAATTGAGTGGCCATGGCAGGAATTGTGTTGTTGGCTATGGAATAAACAAGGTAGGTGTAAACTTAATATCTCTCCGAATATGGGAGAATAGGTGATGCAATAGAATCAATAACCATTTTGAAGCTTAATAGGGGATGAAAAGGCGGTTTTatgaattattttaatattttaaaatttcCCATTACAATAGAATTTCATAGGAGGTATCTGTCTTAAGAAAATATCACATATATGGTATCATTTTAATTTCAAAACCCAGAGGGTTTTTTTCATATGCTTTGTAAACCTCTAGAAGGGCAAGTTTTATCAACTTCAAATTTATTATAGTATCTTCTGGCTACCCCACCGTCAGGGAACTGGTTCAAGGAGAGCCATATGTTAATATGTTGGTGAATAGGGTCATTGGGTAGGAGATTGTTTATTATTGATCTGAACATCTTCTATTTTCCATAGTTGATCGTCTTATAATGTCAATATTGAACCAAAATTCTGTGTTAAATTGTTAATACTCAACTTTCTTTATATATTTTCACCCGTTTGTTTATAATGTTATTTGTGTCCCCTCATTTTTGATCTGAATGTAACTTTTATAGGAAATGGAGGTTACAAGGTGGATCTGAATGTTGAAGCCGACGCTCCAGCAGAGGACGAGGAGGATGAGGACGATGTCGACTGGGAGGAAGGTTGATGAAAAAATCATAAAGGTCATTATGAACGTAATGGCTTAGTCCAATATGCCAGGACAAGTGTTAGGTTATTATAACAATACGCTGCTCATTTATCCTATTGTCTCTGCATGTTGCTGTGGTGATGCGTCCTAGGTTTGAGTTTGAGAGAATGTGTAACGTTGACTCTCAAGTTACATAACCAGTATTCAACTTTTCATCATATATAGGTTGACCAGACAACTCTATTTTGAAACTTTGCATGTTATGACTGGCAAAAAAAATAGTGTTCTTCTGACTCCATTTTGTTATGACCACATTAATATTTACCAATGGATACTTACATTTTGTGAATGGTGGGGCATCCCAGCGTTTTACGTATGGTGTTGCGTACTCAAATGAGTTATGAATTATTCTACTTCTTCCATTCCCGACAAGGCCCTTCATTTTGGTAAATCCATCCAAGTTGTCCATTTCCCAAGATATATTGGAAGTATAGAGAGATGGGCAGTTGGGTCATTGCTGGCTCCCATCTTCAACCAAAAGTCTAAATTGATAGATATCCCATAATTTGAGTTTCATAGTTATTTGTTTAATAAGCATCATGTTCTCTAAAGTTCTATGATTTTTTAAAAGCGTTTCTATATAATTTGCAAGAGATCAAATTTTAAAATGATGTGATCTATCAAAGAGAAAAATAATCAACATAATCCGTTTCCTTTTTACTATCATGGTTCACAAGCATTTGAATGTTCTAATGTTGGTTTTtcttttaataaataaataaaataatcCAGACACGAAACTCATGCATTCTACTGTGAACCGTGAAAAAGTGGATGTTTCCGTTACTCAACTATTAGTATTATAGAAGCAAATATTGAGATCCACCTGCACAATCTCTTCAGAAAGAAACATGGGATGTgaacaattaaacaattaattTATATATACTATAAAATCAAAATAAGCAATATATTTGAAAGTGGACAGGTGAAACGAGTCTAATTGAAGCAATGTTTTCAGCTCCACGATACAACTTTAGCGTGTTCCAAcgcataaatataaaataaaatgtAGACTATAGACGTGTGAATTGGC includes:
- the LOC127073648 gene encoding uncharacterized protein LOC127073648; the encoded protein is MIEPYNKLVKLAARAFYDDLTSKGDNQPKTGRSDNRGIAVVVLDALTRRQWVREEDLAKDLKLHTKQLRRTLRFFEEEKIITRDHRRETAKGAKIYSAAVAATADAATGKEGEEKVKLHTHSYCCLDYAQIYDVVRYRLHRMKHKLKDELENKNTVQEYICTNCGKRYNALDALRLISFEDEDFHCERCNGKLEVESDKLAAQDGGDGGDGDENARRRRREKLKDMLQKMEVQLKPLIDQLSRVKDMPVPEFGTLQAWEARASAAGRAANGENAGDSKMSHLGYNGAPMPYSGDTKVVVDFNGTEGKGEGVKSETDSTSLKVLPPWMITSGMNLTKEQRGEVKQEIKMDGTSTSTAAQYTDEKKSTIVHDDKNIQDEYIKAYYAALLKKQHELEEAAKNPQDGNGADDPSSSISNRKVGIKSKREEDDDGTEWEEAPVRGNGGYKVDLNVEADAPAEDEEDEDDVDWEEG